The following are encoded in a window of Thermococcus sp. M39 genomic DNA:
- a CDS encoding DNA-directed RNA polymerase, whose amino-acid sequence MYKLLTVKDVVRIPPRMFTMDPKEAAKIVLRETYEGIYDKDEGVILAVLDVHEISEGVIVPGDGATYHEVVFDVLVWKPEMHEVVEGEVVDVAPYGAFIRIGPMDGLVHISQLMDDYVVFDEKNKQFLGKEKKYLLKLGDEVRARIIAISVKSRIIRENKIGLTMRQPGLGKFEWIEKEKRKSKEGEAG is encoded by the coding sequence ATGTACAAGCTTTTGACGGTTAAAGATGTTGTGAGGATTCCACCAAGAATGTTTACAATGGATCCAAAAGAAGCTGCAAAAATAGTTCTGAGAGAGACTTATGAGGGAATTTATGATAAGGATGAGGGAGTTATCCTGGCTGTTCTTGATGTTCATGAGATTAGTGAGGGAGTTATCGTCCCTGGTGACGGTGCAACGTATCATGAAGTCGTTTTTGATGTTCTCGTGTGGAAGCCTGAGATGCATGAGGTTGTTGAGGGAGAAGTTGTCGATGTTGCTCCTTACGGTGCTTTCATAAGAATTGGACCAATGGACGGTCTCGTTCACATTTCACAGCTTATGGACGATTATGTAGTCTTTGATGAAAAGAACAAGCAGTTCCTTGGAAAGGAGAAGAAATACCTCCTTAAGCTTGGCGACGAAGTTAGGGCGAGGATAATTGCTATCAGCGTTAAGAGCAGGATAATCAGAGAGAACAAGATTGGTCTAACGATGAGGCAGCCTGGCCTTGGAAAATTTGAGTGGATTGAAAAAGAGAAGAGGAAGAGCAAAGAAGGTGAGGCTGGATGA
- a CDS encoding inorganic diphosphatase: protein MNPFHDLEPGPEVPEVVYALIEIPKGSRNKYELDKKTGLIKLDRVLYSPFYYPVDYGIIPQTWYDDDDPFDIMVIMREPTYPGVLIEARPIGLFKMIDSGDKDYKVLAVPVEDPYFNDWKDIDDVPKAFLDEIAHFFRRYKELQGKEIIVEGWENAERAKQEILRAIELYKEKFGKKE, encoded by the coding sequence ATGAATCCGTTCCATGACCTTGAGCCAGGACCAGAGGTTCCAGAAGTTGTTTACGCATTGATTGAGATTCCAAAGGGAAGCAGAAACAAGTATGAGCTTGACAAGAAAACAGGTTTAATAAAGCTTGACAGAGTTCTTTACAGCCCATTCTACTACCCAGTTGACTACGGAATCATTCCACAGACATGGTATGATGACGATGACCCATTTGATATCATGGTTATTATGAGAGAGCCCACTTATCCTGGAGTTCTCATAGAGGCAAGACCAATCGGATTGTTCAAGATGATTGATAGCGGAGACAAGGATTACAAAGTCCTAGCAGTTCCAGTTGAGGATCCATACTTCAACGACTGGAAGGACATTGATGATGTTCCAAAAGCATTCCTTGATGAGATTGCCCACTTCTTCAGAAGATACAAGGAGCTGCAAGGAAAGGAGATCATCGTTGAAGGATGGGAAAACGCTGAAAGAGCAAAGCAAGAAATCTTAAGAGCTATTGAGCTCTACAAAGAGAAATTCGGAAAGAAGGAGTGA
- a CDS encoding PIN domain-containing protein, translating to MKRVWLVLPDTNFLLIPGQFGVDIISELNRILDVKFEIAVPNIVLDELNVIERKAKGRDLMAVRMAKKLVERFKVIEIGKFGEKPTDMQIYEFAVNTPNVVVCTNDKLLKKKLREKGIPVVYLRQKKILELEGMLE from the coding sequence ATGAAAAGAGTGTGGCTTGTTCTTCCAGACACAAACTTTCTTCTAATTCCTGGCCAGTTTGGCGTTGATATAATTAGTGAGCTTAATCGAATTCTCGATGTTAAGTTTGAGATTGCCGTTCCGAATATTGTTCTCGATGAGCTCAACGTTATAGAGCGCAAAGCTAAAGGGAGAGACCTTATGGCTGTTAGAATGGCTAAAAAGCTAGTTGAGAGGTTTAAGGTTATTGAAATTGGGAAATTTGGGGAAAAGCCGACTGATATGCAGATTTATGAGTTTGCTGTGAATACACCTAATGTTGTTGTCTGTACAAATGATAAGCTCCTTAAAAAGAAGCTCAGGGAGAAAGGAATCCCCGTTGTCTATCTCAGACAAAAGAAGATTCTTGAGCTTGAAGGTATGTTAGAATAG
- the eif2g gene encoding translation initiation factor IF-2 subunit gamma, with the protein MTKKKFKQSEVNIGMVGHVDHGKTTLTKALTGIWTDTHSEELRRGITIKIGFADAEIRKCSSCGKYSTSPVCPYCGAETEFERRVSFIDSPGHEALMTTMLAGASLMDGAILVIAANEPCPRPQTREHLMALQIIGNRNIIIAQNKIELVTKEQALENYRQIKEFIKGTVAENAPIIPISALHGANIDVLIKAIEDFIPTPERDPNKPPKMLILRSFDVNKPGTPPEKLVGGVIGGSIVQGKLKVGDEIEIRPGVPYEEHGRIKYEPITTEIVSLQAGGRFVEEAYPGGLVGVGTKLDPFLTKGDLMAGNVVGKPGKLPPVWEELRLEVHLLERVVGTEEELKVEPIKKREVLLLNVGTARTMGLVTGLGKDEVELKLQIPVCAEVGERVAISRQVGSRWRLIGYGFIKS; encoded by the coding sequence ATGACAAAGAAGAAGTTTAAACAATCTGAGGTTAATATAGGAATGGTTGGTCACGTTGATCACGGTAAAACGACACTAACTAAGGCTTTAACTGGAATTTGGACAGATACGCACAGTGAGGAGTTGAGAAGGGGTATTACAATTAAGATAGGCTTTGCTGATGCTGAAATTAGGAAATGTTCAAGCTGTGGAAAATATTCAACTTCTCCAGTCTGTCCCTACTGTGGAGCCGAGACAGAATTTGAGAGAAGGGTTTCATTCATTGACTCCCCAGGTCACGAGGCATTGATGACCACAATGCTTGCTGGAGCTTCACTAATGGATGGAGCAATTCTCGTAATTGCGGCAAATGAGCCTTGCCCAAGACCACAGACAAGGGAGCATTTGATGGCCCTTCAAATCATTGGCAACAGAAACATAATAATCGCCCAGAACAAGATTGAGCTTGTAACGAAGGAGCAAGCTTTGGAAAACTACAGACAAATCAAGGAGTTCATCAAGGGGACAGTTGCTGAAAATGCTCCAATAATCCCGATCTCAGCTCTGCATGGAGCAAATATTGACGTTCTCATAAAGGCAATCGAAGACTTCATACCAACTCCAGAGAGGGATCCAAACAAGCCGCCAAAGATGCTTATTTTGAGGAGCTTTGATGTCAACAAGCCAGGAACTCCCCCAGAAAAGCTTGTCGGCGGTGTTATTGGAGGCTCAATAGTTCAAGGAAAGCTCAAAGTTGGAGATGAAATCGAGATAAGACCCGGCGTGCCTTATGAAGAGCACGGAAGGATAAAATATGAGCCAATAACAACTGAAATTGTCTCTCTCCAAGCTGGAGGAAGGTTTGTAGAGGAAGCTTATCCTGGTGGGTTGGTGGGAGTAGGAACAAAGCTCGACCCGTTCTTAACTAAGGGCGATCTGATGGCAGGAAACGTCGTTGGAAAGCCTGGGAAGTTGCCACCAGTATGGGAGGAGCTTCGCTTAGAAGTTCACCTCTTAGAGAGAGTCGTTGGTACAGAAGAGGAGCTCAAGGTTGAGCCGATAAAGAAGAGGGAAGTTCTCCTCTTAAACGTTGGAACAGCTAGAACTATGGGTCTCGTTACTGGGCTTGGAAAAGACGAGGTAGAACTTAAACTCCAGATTCCAGTGTGTGCAGAGGTTGGAGAGAGAGTAGCAATAAGCAGACAAGTCGGCTCAAGATGGCGTTTGATAGGTTATGGATTCATTAAGAGCTGA
- a CDS encoding 30S ribosomal protein S6e, whose protein sequence is MATFKLVISDPKSGIAKQVEISGPEAEKLIGKRIGDEIPAKELGLDLSAIFGKEIPADAKLLIRGGTDKDGFPMRPDVHGPRRVKILLSKGPGFRPREKGERRKKTVRGNTISPDIVQINVKLIY, encoded by the coding sequence ATGGCTACGTTTAAGCTTGTAATCTCAGACCCAAAGAGCGGAATTGCAAAGCAGGTTGAGATTAGTGGGCCAGAGGCAGAGAAGCTGATCGGCAAAAGGATAGGTGATGAGATTCCAGCAAAGGAGCTTGGGCTTGATTTAAGCGCAATCTTTGGTAAAGAAATTCCAGCAGATGCAAAGCTCCTCATTAGAGGTGGAACTGATAAAGACGGCTTCCCAATGAGACCAGATGTTCATGGGCCAAGAAGAGTTAAGATCCTTCTCTCAAAGGGTCCAGGCTTCAGACCTAGGGAGAAGGGTGAGAGAAGGAAAAAGACCGTTAGGGGCAACACAATCAGCCCAGATATTGTTCAAATTAATGTCAAGCTTATCTATTGA
- a CDS encoding YiiX/YebB-like N1pC/P60 family cysteine hydrolase has protein sequence MAKMNGRLITTLFLAGLVLGMIMPSVAALDLIGSIIGDTTEYSHPYPTDVIPGDIIIGHNPVSDLYIPGYWTHTGLVAYYDESLGEWMIIEAWDDPSAVRIVTMSDFLKRYDEVAILRVKTTDDVRQKAIAFAMQQLGKPYDWLWFFKEVYGDSYYCSELVWASYIAAGGPDVDANPGFTWTYFWGVAPQEIYDDGDTYVVYQHHA, from the coding sequence ATGGCTAAAATGAATGGTAGATTAATTACAACACTATTTCTGGCTGGTTTGGTTTTAGGAATGATTATGCCAAGCGTGGCGGCTTTAGACTTGATCGGTAGCATCATAGGAGACACAACGGAATACAGCCACCCATATCCAACCGATGTTATTCCTGGGGATATCATAATTGGGCACAATCCAGTAAGTGACCTCTATATTCCGGGATACTGGACACACACAGGTTTAGTTGCTTACTATGATGAATCTCTTGGAGAATGGATGATTATTGAGGCATGGGATGATCCAAGTGCTGTTAGGATTGTTACAATGTCAGATTTCCTTAAGAGGTATGATGAAGTGGCAATATTAAGAGTTAAAACTACCGACGATGTCAGACAGAAAGCAATAGCTTTTGCAATGCAGCAGTTAGGAAAGCCATATGACTGGCTCTGGTTCTTCAAGGAAGTTTACGGTGACAGCTACTACTGTTCAGAATTAGTCTGGGCATCCTACATTGCTGCAGGAGGTCCAGATGTTGATGCAAACCCAGGATTCACATGGACATACTTCTGGGGAGTTGCGCCACAAGAAATTTACGACGATGGGGACACTTATGTTGTCTATCAACACCACGCTTGA
- a CDS encoding preprotein translocase subunit Sec61beta, translating into MAKEKTTLPPTGAGLMRFFDEDTKAIKISPRGAIALVLIFIAIEILLHVFGTQIFG; encoded by the coding sequence ATGGCAAAGGAGAAAACAACTCTACCACCAACTGGTGCTGGTTTGATGAGATTCTTCGATGAAGACACGAAAGCAATAAAGATAAGCCCAAGAGGAGCAATAGCACTTGTACTGATTTTTATTGCAATTGAAATACTCTTGCACGTCTTTGGAACTCAGATTTTTGGCTAA